A section of the Drosophila sechellia strain sech25 chromosome 3L, ASM438219v1, whole genome shotgun sequence genome encodes:
- the LOC6619343 gene encoding heparan sulfate 2-O-sulfotransferase pipe isoform X5, whose translation MSLNAERSYKMKLRDVENAFKYRRIPYPKRSVELIALLAISCTFFLFMHTNKLNSRLKEMEVKLQPSEFSALGLTGNHISGHDAGGKHDDINTLHGTFQYLKSTGQLRHLTTTQLNNTPRAQVDTLFFNRITKTGSEKMMELLKILGKRHNFEARRDVEGFYEVVNMHDAYAKNFIRTEVINCTKANSYTKHVAFLDFDLLDEPWPIYINMVRDPIERLVSWFYYVRAPWHFAERKEMFGDAIVLPSIDWLKKDFNRCIEERDPECVYEQMEMGNLGDHRRQSLYLCGQNMAVCMPFNSHEAMQRAKKNVEEHYAVVGTWEDTNITLSVLEGYIPRFFSGAKDEYYAVKKSLGNVNRNTYRPSLSDKARAVLSQNLTREIELYQFIRHRLYKQYIALKLEEDPKLRD comes from the exons TTCCGTCGAGCTGATCGCCCTGCTGGCTATTTCGTGCACCTTCTTCCTGTTCATGCACACCAACAAACTGAACAGTCGCCTCAAGGAGATGGAGGTGAAGCTGCAGCCATCCGAGTTTTCGGCCCTCGGTCTAACGGGCAACCACATCAGCGGACACGATGCGGGCGGCA AGCACGATGACATCAACACCCTGCACGGCACCTTCCAATATCTGAAGAGCACTGGCCAG CTAAGACACCTGACCACCACCCAGCTGAACAACACTCCTCGCGCCCAAGTGGACACGCTGTTCTTCAATCGGATCACCAAGACCGGCAGCGAGAAGATGATGGAGTTGCTCAAGATCCTGGGCAAGCGCCACAACTTCGAGGCGCGTCGCGATGTCGAGGGATTCTACGAAGTGGTCAACATGCACGACGCCTACGCCAAAAACTTTATCCGCACCGAAGTAATCAACTGCACCAAAGCCAATAGCTATACGAAGCACGTGGCCTTCCTGGACTTCGACCTGCTGGACGAACCCTGGCCCATATACATCAATATGGTGCGAGATCCCATCGAGCGGCTGGTCAGCTGGTTCTACTATGTCCGCGCCCCCTGGCATTTCGCGGAGAGAAAGGAAATGTTTGGAGATGCCATCGTACTGCCCAGCATAGATTGGCTCAAGAAGGACTTTAACCGCTGCATCGAGGAACGCGATCCCGAGTGTGTGTAcgagcaaatggaaatgggcaaTTTGGGCGATCATAGGCGACAGTCACTGTATCTCTGCGGTCAGAACATGGCGGTGTGCAT GCCCTTCAACTCCCATGAGGCCATGCAGCGGGCCAAGAAGAATGTGGAAGAGCACTACGCAGTGGTGGGAACCTGGGAGGATACGAACATCACGCTGTCCGTTCTCGAGGGTTATATCCCGCGATTCTTCAGTGGGGCCAAGGACGAGTACTACGCTGTAAAGAAAAGTTTGGGAAACGTAAACAGGAATACCTACAGACCCAGTCTCAGTGACAAGGCGAGGGCCGTTCTCAGCCAGAACCTCACCCGGGAAATCGAGTTGTATCAGTTCATCAGGCACCGGCTCTACAAGCAGTATATAGCCCTAAAGCTGGAAGAAGATCCCAAGCTGCGGGATTAG
- the LOC6619343 gene encoding heparan sulfate 2-O-sulfotransferase pipe isoform X7 codes for MSLNAERSYKMKLRDVENAFKYRRIPYPKRSVELIALLAISCTFFLFMHTNKLNSRLKEMEVKLQPSEFSALGLTGNHISGHDAGGKHDDINTLHGTFQYLKSTGQLWRLNPKFLNNTKFHFRDIIFYNRVPKTGSETLIELMIQLGKKNDFQNERSPFSKPTGIYWGVERQKEEATRILELQEEPAFVYVEHMNYMNIRPFNLPQPIYINMIRDPVERVISWFYYKRTPWNSVKMYKVTGKFGNRTHYTKNFEDCVLTHDPECRYDYGLMFKDDSADHKRQSLFFCGHSPICEPFNTPAAIARAKQNIERDFSVIGSWEDTNVTLTVLEHYIPRFFKGSMELYYEPKTGLAFQKENINHWKPKVSERIKQIMRANFTQEYEFYYFCKQRLYRQYFAINKHLHF; via the exons TTCCGTCGAGCTGATCGCCCTGCTGGCTATTTCGTGCACCTTCTTCCTGTTCATGCACACCAACAAACTGAACAGTCGCCTCAAGGAGATGGAGGTGAAGCTGCAGCCATCCGAGTTTTCGGCCCTCGGTCTAACGGGCAACCACATCAGCGGACACGATGCGGGCGGCA AGCACGATGACATCAACACCCTGCACGGCACCTTCCAATATCTGAAGAGCACTGGCCAG CTGTGGCGATTAAATCCGAAGTTTCTAAATAACACCAAGTTTCACTTTCGCGATATTATCTTCTACAATCGAGTTCCCAAGACGGGCAGTGAAACGCTGATCGAGTTGATGATTCAACTGGGAAAAAAGAACGACTTTCAGAACGAAAGGTCTCCGTTTTCGAAACCCACTGGAATATACTGGGGTGTGGAGCGGCAAAAGGAGGAAGCCACCCGCATCCTGGAATTACAGGAGGAACCAGCCTTTGTCTATGTAGAGCACATGAACTACATGAACATTCGCCCATTTAACCTACCCCAGCCAATCTACATCAACATG ATTCGAGACCCCGTAGAACGAGTGATCAGCTGGTTCTACTATAAACGCACTCCCTGGAACTCTGTCAAAATGTACAAGGTGACGGGGAAGTTTGGGAATCGCACCCACTACACCAAGAACTTTGAGGATTGCGTCCTAACACACGATCCGGAATGTCGATATGACTACGGACTTATGTTCAAGGACGATTCCGCCGATCACAAGCGTCAGAGCCTGTTCTTCTGCGGACACTCCCCTATTTGCGA ACCCTTCAATACCCCGGCGGCAATTGCGAGAGCCAAGCAGAACATAGAGCGAGATTTCTCAGTGATTGGTTCCTGGGAGGACACCAATGTCACTTTGACAGTGCTCGAGCACTATATACCGCGATTCTTCAAGGGCAGCATGGAGCTGTACTATG AACCCAAAACCGGCCTGGCCTTTCAGAAGGAGAATATCAACCACTGGAAGCCGAAAGTTAGCGAACGCATCAAGCAAATAATGCGGGCTAACTTCACCCAGGAATACgaattttattacttttgcaAGCAGCGCTTGTATCGGCAATACTTTGCAATAAATAAGCACTTGCACTTCTGA
- the LOC6619343 gene encoding heparan sulfate 2-O-sulfotransferase pipe isoform X8 — protein MSLNAERSYKMKLRDVENAFKYRRIPYPKRSVELIALLAISCTFFLFMHTNKLNSRLKEMEVKLQPSEFSALGLTGNHISGHDAGGKHDDINTLHGTFQYLKSTGQLENLDPAHLNNTPKAERDFIFYNRLEKTGSQSMTRLIKQLGDRLGFDTYRNIVRPYRSITESEEDEKDLVEQLFELGEHAVYVEHANWVNFTQYDSPRPIYINMVRHPIQKVISAYYYQRHPLIFAQSLMRNPNKPMQTKKFFDTNFNDCVRKRVSPHCVFDAHNPFNGDWRRFSLHLCGNSEICT, from the exons TTCCGTCGAGCTGATCGCCCTGCTGGCTATTTCGTGCACCTTCTTCCTGTTCATGCACACCAACAAACTGAACAGTCGCCTCAAGGAGATGGAGGTGAAGCTGCAGCCATCCGAGTTTTCGGCCCTCGGTCTAACGGGCAACCACATCAGCGGACACGATGCGGGCGGCA AGCACGATGACATCAACACCCTGCACGGCACCTTCCAATATCTGAAGAGCACTGGCCAG CTGGAAAACTTGGACCCCGCCCATTTGAATAATACCCCCAAAGCGGAGCGTGATTTCATATTCTACAATCGCCTGGAAAAGACAGGAAGTCAGTCGATGACACGGCTCATCAAGCAGCTGGGTGATCGTCTTGGATTTGACACCTACAGAAATATCGTGCGTCCCTATAGGTCGATTACCGAATCCGAGGAGGATGAGAAGGATCTGGTGGAGCAGCTCTTCGAGCTGGGGGAGCACGCGGTCTACGTGGAGCACGCCAATTGGGTCAACTTCACCCAGTACGACAGTCCGCGTCCCATCTACATCAATATGGTTCGCCATCCCATTCAGAAGGTGATTAGTGCCTACTACTACCAACGCCATCCGCTGATCTTCGCCCAGAGCTTGATGCGGAATCCCAATAAGCCGATGCAGACCAAGAAATTCTTCGATACCAACTTCAATGATTGCGTCAGAAAGCGGGTCAGTCCGCATTGTGTTTTCGACGCCCACAATCCTTTCAACGGCGATTGGAGGAGGTTCTCTCTACATCTTTGTGGCAACTCAGAAATTTGCACGTAG
- the LOC6619343 gene encoding heparan sulfate 2-O-sulfotransferase pipe isoform X1, which produces MSLNAERSYKMKLRDVENAFKYRRIPYPKRSVELIALLAISCTFFLFMHTNKLNSRLKEMEVKLQPSEFSALGLTGNHISGHDAGGKHDDINTLHGTFQYLKSTGQKVGYNVHDRRSSEEELRTPTAHGHHHDHHSHHHHVHHQEKIDGHNHKASHDKQLAVPDNKHNEDEVHYEDDEDEVEENDDDLANAVGSTEGEDFNFKADLLNNTKYAEVDFVFFNRVPKVGSQSLMELMARLGKINGFTHARNKGSAHETIVMNKQRQNDLIADLLTRPKPHIYSQHIAYINFTRFHLPKPIYINLIRDPIDRIISWHYYIRAPWYYRDMQAKLGDKAIPMPSEEFMNLDLDTCVRNHDPHCTFTQMQIKNPVGDHRRQTLFFCGMNQKLCMPFNSEAAMQKAKRTVETEYAVVGTWEDTNITLSVLEAYIPRFFRNAKVAYYLGKDRLSRVNRNNVTRIVSDETRLILRKNLTNEIEFYEFCKQRLYLQYAALSHGERFGEDDYLLVPEQQNDYNEAY; this is translated from the exons TTCCGTCGAGCTGATCGCCCTGCTGGCTATTTCGTGCACCTTCTTCCTGTTCATGCACACCAACAAACTGAACAGTCGCCTCAAGGAGATGGAGGTGAAGCTGCAGCCATCCGAGTTTTCGGCCCTCGGTCTAACGGGCAACCACATCAGCGGACACGATGCGGGCGGCA AGCACGATGACATCAACACCCTGCACGGCACCTTCCAATATCTGAAGAGCACTGGCCAG AAGGTCGGATATAATGTTCACGATCGCCGGAGCAGCGAAGAGGAGCTGCGAACTCCAACGGCACATGGACACCATCATGATCACCACTCGCATCACCATCATGTGCATCACCAGGAAAAGATCGATGGGCACAATCACAAGGCGTCGCATGACAAACAACTGGCTGTTCCCGACAACAAGCACAATGAAGATGAGGTCCACTACGAAGACGATGAGGATGAAGTCGAGGAAAATGACGATGACTTGGCCAATGCTGTGGGAAGCACTGAAGGCGAAGACTTCAACTTCAAAGCCGATCTCCTGAACAACACCAAGTACGCCGAGGTGGACTTTGTCTTCTTCAATCGAGTGCCGAAAGTGGGCAGTCAATCGCTGATGGAGCTGATGGCTCGTCTGGGCAAGATCAATGGCTTCACCCATGCTCGGAATAAGGGCAGTGCCCACGAAACGATCGTGATGAACAAGCAGCGGCAGAATGATCTTATAGCCGATCTCCTGACCCGACCAAAGCCACACATATATAGCCAGCACATAGCCTACATAAACTTCACTCGCTTCCACTTGCCCAAGCCCATTTATATCAACTTGATTCGCGATCCGATCGATCGGATCATCAGCTGGCACTATTACATTAGGGCTCCGTGGTACTATCGCGATATGCAGGCCAAATTGGGGGATAAAGCAATTCCCATGCCCTCGGAAGAGTTCATGAACCTCGATCTGGACACCTGTGTGCGGAACCACGATCCCCACTGCACGTTCACCCAAATGCAGATCAAGAATCCGGTGGGCGATCACCGACGACAGACGCTCTTCTTCTGCGGCATGAATCAGAAGCTGTGCAT GCCCTTCAATTCGGAGGCGGCCATGCAAAAGGCCAAGAGGACAGTGGAGACGGAGTACGCTGTTGTGGGCACCTGGGAGGATACGAATATAACGCTCTCCGTTTTGGAGGCGTATATACCGCGATTTTTCCGCAATGCCAAAGTGGCCTACTACT TGGGAAAAGACCGATTGTCGCGGGTGAATCGCAACAATGTCACTCGAATCGTCAGCGATGAAACTAGACTTATTCTGCGGAAAAATCTCACCAACGAGATCGAGTTTTACGAGTTTTGCAAACAGCGTTTGTATCTTCAGTATGCCGCCCTAAGTCATGGAGAGCGATTCGGGGAGGATGACTATCTTCTGGTACCCGAACAGCAAAACGACTACAATGAGGCCTATTAG